One window of Acipenser ruthenus chromosome 17, fAciRut3.2 maternal haplotype, whole genome shotgun sequence genomic DNA carries:
- the LOC117423271 gene encoding myeloid-associated differentiation marker-like protein 2: MDSQGPYLNLNAVASPVGVARVWQIVFSCVTVSLVAHQAGFNAAYGTFCMFVWCLCLTTTACVVALEFTRLHTCLRLSWDNFTITFAMLATLMCVTASVVYPVYFLQAQCPHEGCEVRNYRIAVTVFSCLASVAYLAEVIVARAKPGHVSGYMATASGLLKIVQTFMACIIFGALVNESQYSRHVATQYCVAVYSFCFAVTVIVVLLMVSGKTPLLRCPFDRFVVVYTFVAVLMYVSVAVIWPVFCFDKKYGSPERPYYCTRGKCPWESQLVVTIFTYINLILYIADLAYSQRIRFITEP; encoded by the coding sequence ATGGATTCTCAAGGACCCTATCTGAACCTGAATGCCGTGGCCTCCCCGGTGGGCGTGGCCCGGGTGTGGCAGATCGTTTTCAGCTGCGTCACCGTGAGCCTGGTGGCACACCAGGCGGGCTTCAACGCAGCCTACGGGACCTTCTGTATGTTCGTGTGGTGCCTCTGCCTCACCACAACGGCCTGCGTGGTCGCGCTGGAGTTCACAAGGCTGCACACCTGCCTCCGGCTCTCCTGGGACAACTTCACCATCACCTTCGCCATGCTGGCCACGCTCATGTGCGTCACGGCCTCCGTGGTCTACCCCGTCTACTTCCTGCAGGCGCAGTGCCCTCACGAGGGCTGCGAGGTCCGCAACTACCGCATTGCCGTCACCGTCTTCTCCTGTCTGGCCTCCGTGGCATACCTTGCTGAAGTCATCGTCGCCAGGGCCAAGCCTGGCCACGTGTCGGGCTACATGGCCACGGCGTCGGGCCTCCTCAAGATCGTCCAGACCTTCATGGCCTGCATCATCTTTGGGGCGCTCGTCAACGAGAGCCAGTACAGCCGCCACGTGGCCACCCAGTATTGTGTGGCGGTCTACAGCTTCTGCTTCGCCGTCACGGTGATTGTGGTCCTGCTGATGGTCTCGGGGAAGACGCCTCTGCTGAGGTGCCCCTTCGACCGCTTTGTGGTGGTCTACACCTTCGTGGCTGTGCTGATGTATGTGAGCGTGGCTGTGATCTGGCCCGTGTTCTGCTTCGACAAGAAGTACGGCAGCCCAGAGCGGCCCTACTACTGCACCCGGGGCAAGTGTCCCTGGGAGAGCCAGCTAGTGGTGACCATCTTCACCTACATCAACCTGATCCTGTACATCGCTGACCTGGCCTACTCACAGAGGATTCGCTTCATCACCGAGCCTTAA